The Salminus brasiliensis chromosome 8, fSalBra1.hap2, whole genome shotgun sequence genome has a window encoding:
- the bcs1l gene encoding mitochondrial chaperone BCS1: MTLSDFLGALKDNPYFGAGFGLVGVGTALAFARKGAQIGMIFFRRNYMITLEVPSKDKSYHWLLSWITKHAKRTQHLSVETSYIQHESGRIHTHFDFHPSPGNHIIWYGHKWIRVERIREKQMMNLNTGTPWESVTFTALGRDRQIFFNILQEARELALKQEEGRTVMYTAMGAEWRPFGFPRRRRPLSSVVLETGVAERIVDDVKEFINNPKWYIERGIPYRRGYLLYGPPGCGKSSFITALAGDLGYSICLMSLSDRSLSDDRLNHLLSVAPQQSIILLEDVDAAFVSRELAPTENPLAYQGMGRLTFSGLLNALDGVASSEARIVFMTTNFIERLDPALIRPGRVDLKQYVGHCTRYQLTQMFRRFYPLEPVTEGERFADRVLAVHTELSAAQVQGHFMLYKMDPAGSIDNVEKMKV; the protein is encoded by the exons GTGTGGGCACGGCTCTTGCATTTGCCAGGAAGGGGGCACAGATAGGCATGATCTTCTTCAGACGGAATTACATGATCACTTTGGAGGTTCCCAGCAAAGATAAGAGTTACCACTGGCTGCTGAGCTGGATTACCAAGCATGCCAAGCGTACGCAGCATCTAAGTGTGGAGACCTCATACATTCAGCATGAGAGTGGACGGATCCACACACACTTTGACTTCCACCCAAGTCCTGGAAACCACATCATTTG GTATGGACATAAGTGGATAAGGGTGGAAAGGATCCGAGAGAAGCAGATGATGAATCTGAACACAGGAACACCGTGGGAGTCTGTCACGTTTACAGCGCTTGGCAGAGACCGGCAGATATTTTTCAATATACTGCAGGAAG CTCGAGAGCTGGCTCTGAAGCAGGAGGAGGGCCGCACTGTGATGTATACTGCTATGGGAGCAGAATGGAGACCATTTGGCTTCCCCCGCCGCCGTCGGCCCTTATCCTCCGTTGTCCTGGAGACTGGGGTGGCTGAGAGGATTGTGGATGATGTAAAGGAATTCATTAATAATCCGAAGTGGTATATTGAGAGAG gaATCCCATACAGAAGGGGATATCTACTGTATGGACCACCAGGCTGTGGAAAGAGTAGCTTCAT AACAGCCCTGGCTGGGGACTTGGGATACAGCATCTGTTTGATGAGTCTGAGTGATCGCAGTCTGTCAGATGACCGCTTGAACCACCTGCTGAGCGTGGCTCCACAGCAGAGTATCATTCTTCTGGAGGATGTGGATGCTGCCTTTGTCAGCCGGGAGCTGGCACCCACTGAGA ACCCTTTGGCCTACCAGGGCATGGGGCGGCTCACCTTTAGTGGACTTCTTAATGCTTTGGACGGAGTTGCTTCTTCCGAGGCCAGAATCGTCTTTATGACTACTAACTTCATTGAGAG ACTTGACCCAGCTCTGATCAGGCCTGGTCGTGTGGACCTAAAGCAGTATGTTGGCCACTGCACACGCTACCAGCTAACTCAGATGTTCAGAAGATTCTACCCGCTAGAGCCTGTGACAGAGGGGGAAAGATTTGCAGACCGTGTGCTAGCAGTCCACACAGAACTCAGTGCTGCTCAAGTACAAGGCCACTTCATGCTTTATAAAATGGACCCTGCTGGTTCTATTGACAATGTTGAAAAAATGAAAGTGTGA
- the cyp27a1.1 gene encoding sterol 26-hydroxylase, mitochondrial, which produces MAGRLALHSVQSVAGRLFLRPTATSLDLAMGIGDNAAAPIPLQGSPENIRTEADLPLVTLSTLVYRLIFQGYYSRMHELQLYEKKLYGPMFKVVTGATHTITLASVELLEQLLRKEEKFPRRGDMAVWTEYRDMKGLGYGPFTEEGEKWYKLRAVLNKRMLHPRDSVKYENVVNDVVTDFVKRLNHLRKMSPTGNLVPNMSNELYRFALEGISRILFETRIGCLENKIPLETQEFIDSIAKMFTYSTIVSILPKWTRNYLPLWGRYIDGWEGIFKFACRLIDNKMEDIQKRLDANQEVEGEYLTYLLSSNMSKKDVYGSVAELLLAGVDTTSNTMLWALNMLSHNPKVQDMLYQEVVSTIKGDKIPTAQDINNMPYLKAVIKETLRMYPVVPLNARLLTGSDAIIGGHFFPKETTFVIYHYAISQDEKTFPEPRTFKPERWLRDGRVRPNPFGSIPFGYGVRGCVGRRIAELEMHLSLARIIKLFEVKPDPKVGEVKAINRTVLVPDRKVNFYFLDRKDTTT; this is translated from the exons ATGGCAGGTCGCCTAGCTCTGCACTCGGTCCAGTCCGTGGCTGGAAGGCTGTTTCTGAGGCCCACCGCGACGAGTCTGGACCTAGCGATGGGAATAGGAGACAATGCGGCTGCGCCCATCCCACTACAGGGCAGTCCTGAAAACATCAGGACCGAGGCTGACCTCCCTTTGGTCACTCTGTCCACACTCGTCTACAGGCTCATATTTCAGGGGTACTACAGTCGTATGCATGAGCTGCAG TTATATGAAAAGAAGCTTTATGGACCCATGTTTAAAGTGGTCACTGGTGCGACACACACCATTACTCTGGCTAGTGTGGAACTGCTGGAGCAGCtgctgagaaaagaagagaagttcCCTCGCAGAGGAGACATGGCTGTATGGACTGAATACCGAGATATGAAAGGATTAGGCTATGGTCCCTTCACTGA GGAAGGAGAGAAGTGGTACAAACTCAGAGCTGTGCTGAATAAACGCATGCTGCATCCCAGAGACTCAGTGAAGTATGAGAATGTAGTTAATGATGTGGTCACAGATTTTGTCAAAAGGTTAAACCACCTGCGTAAGATGAGCCCCACTGGAAATCTGGTGCCCAACATGTCCAACGAGTTGTATCGTTTTGCTCTAGAAG GAATTTCTCGCATACTGTTTGAGACTCGCATTGGCTGTCTGGAAAACAAGATTCCACTTGAAACTCAGGAATTCATCGACTCCATTGCCAAGATGTTCACCTACAGTACAATTGTAAGCATTCTACCAAAGTGGACCCGTAATTACCTGCCATTGTGGGGGCGCTACATAGACGGCTGGGAGGGAATTTTCAAATTTG CCTGCAGACTCATTGACAATAAGATGGAGGACATTCAGAAGCGTCTGGATGCAAACCAAGAAGTTGAAGGAGAGTACCTCACCTACCTTCTCTCCAGCAACATGAGCAAAAAGGACGTGTACGGGAGTGTTGCTGAGCTGTTATTGGCAGGCGTGGACACA ACATCCAACACCATGCTATGGGCCTTGAATATGCTGTCACACAACCCAAAGGTGCAGGACATGCTGTATCAGGAAGTGGTCAGCACAATCAAAGGGGACAAAATTCCAACAGCTCAGGACATAAACAATATGCCTTACCTGAAGGCCGTCATCAAAGAGACTCTAAG GATGTATCCTGTTGTCCCTCTTAATGCACGTCTTCTAACAGGCAGTGATGCGATAATCGGAGGACACTTTTTCCCTAAAGAG ACCACATTTGTGATCTATCACTACGCGATCAGTCAAGATGAAAAGACCTTCCCCGAACCGCGGACCTTCAAGCCTGAACGCTGGTTACGGGACGGACGGGTGAGGCCCAACCCATTTGGATCCATCCCATTCGGGTATGGAGTGAGAGGGTGTGTTGGACGACGCATTGCTGAACTGGAGATGCACCTGTCTCTGGCAAGG ATAATCAAGCTGTTTGAAGTCAAGCCCGACCCGAAAGTAGGAGAGGTCAAAGCCATCAATCGCACCGTGCTTGTGCCAGACAGAAAGGTCAATTTTTACTTCCTGGATCGGAAAGATACAACCACTTAA
- the LOC140560563 gene encoding sterol 26-hydroxylase, mitochondrial-like isoform X1, translating to MAVRSVQSAAGRLFLRPTATSLDLSRGIGDNASGSGQCIRTEADLPVVTLSTLVHGLIFQGYYSRIHELQLHYKKRYGPMYKVMGGTGGTQGIALASVELLEELLRKDEKFPCRGDMTAWTEFRDMKGLGYGPFTEEGEKWYKLRAVLNKRMLHPRDSVKYENVVNDVVTDFVKRLNHLRKMSPTGNLVPNMSNELYRFALEGISRILFETRIGCLENKIPPETQEFIDSIAKMFTYGTHVNILPKWTRNYLPFWGRYIDGWEGIFKFACRLIDNKMEDIQKRLDANQEVEGEYLTYLLSSNMSKKDVYGSVAELLLAGVDTTSNTMLWALNMLSQNPKTQDTLYQEVVSTIKGDKIPTVEDINNMPYLKAVIKETLRMYPVVPINARLLTGSDAIIGGHFFPKKTTFVICHYVICQDEKTFPEPRTFKPERWLRDGRVRPNPFGSIPFGFGVRGCVGRRIAELEMHLSLARIIKLFEVKSDPKVGEVKAINRSVLVPDRQVNFYFLDRKDTTT from the exons ATGGCAGTGCGCTCGGTCCAGTCCGCGGCGGGACGGCTGTTTCTGAGGCCCACCGCGACGAGTCTGGACCTAAGTAGGGGGATAGGAGACAATGCCTCAGGATCAGGACAATGCATCAGGACCGAGGCTGACCTCCCGGTGGTCACTCTGTCCACACTCGTCCACGGGCTCATATTTCAGGGGTACTACAGTCGTATACATGAGCTACAG TTGCATTACAAAAAGCGTTACGGACCCATGTATAAAGTGATGGGTGGGACTGGTGGGACACAAGGCATTGCTCTGGCTAGTGTGGAACTACTGGAGGAGCTGTTGAGGAAAGACGAGAAGTTCCCTTGCAGAGGAGACATGACTGCATGGACTGAATTCCGAGATATGAAAGGATTAGGCTATGGTCCCTTCACTGA GGAAGGAGAGAAGTGGTACAAACTCAGAGCTGTGCTGAATAAACGCATGCTGCATCCCAGAGACTCAGTGAAGTATGAGAATGTAGTTAATGACGTGGTCACAGATTTTGTCAAAAGGTTAAACCACCTGCGTAAGATGAGCCCCACTGGAAATCTGGTGCCCAACATGTCCAACGAGTTGTATCGTTTTGCTCTAGAAG GAATTTCTCGCATACTGTTTGAGACTCGCATTGGCTGTCTGGAAAACAAGATTCCACCTGAAACTCAGGAATTCATCGACTCCATTGCCAAGATGTTCACCTACGGCACGCATGTGAACATTCTGCCCAAGTGGACCCGCAATTACCTGCCGTTCTGGGGGCGCTACATAGATGGCTGGGAGGGAATTTTCAAATTTG CCTGCAGACTCATTGACAACAAGATGGAGGACATTCAGAAGCGTCTGGATGCAAACCAAGAAGTTGAAGGAGAGTACCTCACCTACCTTCTCTCCAGCAACATGAGCAAAAAGGACGTGTACGGGAGTGTTGCTGAGCTGTTATTGGCAGGCGTGGACACA ACATCCAACACCATGCTATGGGCCTTGAATATGCTGTCACAAAATCCAAAAACACAGGACACGCTGTATCAGGAAGTGGTCAGCACAATCAAAGGGGACAAAATTCCAACAGTTGAGGACATAAACAATATGCCTTACCTGAAGGCCGTCATCAAAGAGACTCTAAG GATGTATCCAGTTGTCCCCATTAACGCACGTCTTCTAACAGGCAGTGATGCGATAATCGGAGGACACTTCTTCCCTAAAAAG ACCACATTTGTAATCTGTCACTACGTGATCTGTCAAGACGAGAAGACCTTCCCCGAACCGCGGACCTTCAAGCCTGAACGCTGGTTACGGGATGGACGGGTGAGGCCCAACCCATTTGGATCCATCCCATTCGGGTTTGGAGTGAGAGGGTGTGTTGGACGACGCATTGCTGAACTGGAGATGCACCTGTCTCTGGCAAGG ATAATCAAGCTGTTTGAAGTCAAGTCTGACCCGAAAGTAGGAGAGGTCAAAGCCATCAATCGCTCGGTGCTTGTGCCAGACAGACAGGTCAATTTTTACTTCCTGGATCGGAAAGATACAACCACTTAA
- the LOC140560563 gene encoding sterol 26-hydroxylase, mitochondrial-like isoform X2 gives MAVRSVQSAAGRLFLRPTATSLDLSRGIGDNASGSGQCIRTEADLPVVTLSTLVHGLIFQGYYSRIHELQLHYKKRYGPMYKVMGGTGGTQGIALASVELLEELLRKDEKFPCRGDMTAWTEFRDMKGLGYGPFTEEGEKWYKLRAVLNKRMLHPRDSVKYENVVNDVVTDFVKRLNHLRKMSPTGNLVPNMSNELYRFALEGISRILFETRIGCLENKIPPETQEFIDSIAKMFTYGTHVNILPKWTRNYLPFWGRYIDGWEGIFKFACRLIDNKMEDIQKRLDANQEVEGEYLTYLLSSNMSKKDVYGSVAELLLAGVDTTSNTMLWALNMLSQNPKTQDTLYQEVVSTIKGDKIPTVEDINNMPYLKAVIKETLRMYPVVPINARLLTGSDAIIGGHFFPKKTRRPSPNRGPSSLNAGYGMDG, from the exons ATGGCAGTGCGCTCGGTCCAGTCCGCGGCGGGACGGCTGTTTCTGAGGCCCACCGCGACGAGTCTGGACCTAAGTAGGGGGATAGGAGACAATGCCTCAGGATCAGGACAATGCATCAGGACCGAGGCTGACCTCCCGGTGGTCACTCTGTCCACACTCGTCCACGGGCTCATATTTCAGGGGTACTACAGTCGTATACATGAGCTACAG TTGCATTACAAAAAGCGTTACGGACCCATGTATAAAGTGATGGGTGGGACTGGTGGGACACAAGGCATTGCTCTGGCTAGTGTGGAACTACTGGAGGAGCTGTTGAGGAAAGACGAGAAGTTCCCTTGCAGAGGAGACATGACTGCATGGACTGAATTCCGAGATATGAAAGGATTAGGCTATGGTCCCTTCACTGA GGAAGGAGAGAAGTGGTACAAACTCAGAGCTGTGCTGAATAAACGCATGCTGCATCCCAGAGACTCAGTGAAGTATGAGAATGTAGTTAATGACGTGGTCACAGATTTTGTCAAAAGGTTAAACCACCTGCGTAAGATGAGCCCCACTGGAAATCTGGTGCCCAACATGTCCAACGAGTTGTATCGTTTTGCTCTAGAAG GAATTTCTCGCATACTGTTTGAGACTCGCATTGGCTGTCTGGAAAACAAGATTCCACCTGAAACTCAGGAATTCATCGACTCCATTGCCAAGATGTTCACCTACGGCACGCATGTGAACATTCTGCCCAAGTGGACCCGCAATTACCTGCCGTTCTGGGGGCGCTACATAGATGGCTGGGAGGGAATTTTCAAATTTG CCTGCAGACTCATTGACAACAAGATGGAGGACATTCAGAAGCGTCTGGATGCAAACCAAGAAGTTGAAGGAGAGTACCTCACCTACCTTCTCTCCAGCAACATGAGCAAAAAGGACGTGTACGGGAGTGTTGCTGAGCTGTTATTGGCAGGCGTGGACACA ACATCCAACACCATGCTATGGGCCTTGAATATGCTGTCACAAAATCCAAAAACACAGGACACGCTGTATCAGGAAGTGGTCAGCACAATCAAAGGGGACAAAATTCCAACAGTTGAGGACATAAACAATATGCCTTACCTGAAGGCCGTCATCAAAGAGACTCTAAG GATGTATCCAGTTGTCCCCATTAACGCACGTCTTCTAACAGGCAGTGATGCGATAATCGGAGGACACTTCTTCCCTAAAAAG ACGAGAAGACCTTCCCCGAACCGCGGACCTTCAAGCCTGAACGCTGGTTACGGGATGGACGGGTGA